Proteins encoded by one window of Cydia fagiglandana chromosome Z, ilCydFagi1.1, whole genome shotgun sequence:
- the LOC134679121 gene encoding uncharacterized protein LOC134679121, which translates to MFLTLYLLVCFTESFCQYLNQLTINDKSTICEGSRDAKLVEHFFNLIFAEFHNTPPLCTCVQMCIDQPVYCYPSGCMQTISKKPISTHIQKEDRRVTLVLKDNDDFFSNLFEDPDHVNTGIQEDGAVNNFLPSILEDRYKSSIQYKKAPKVELTYNFRQHVNNKKTVMSNIGNAVVTKTRWPRRENIFIEKVTAKVKSAKFMPSEYATPFTNSPT; encoded by the exons atgtttttaaccTTGTATTTACTCGTTTGTTTTACAGAGTCATTTTGTCAGTACCTCAATCAACTAACCATAAATGATAAATCTACTATTTGCGAAGGATCGAGAGATGCTAAATTAGTAGAACATTTTTTCAACTTAATATTCGCCGAATTTCACAACACGCCGCCACTATGCACATGTGTGCAAATGTGCATCGACCAACCGGTTTACTGTTATCCAAGCGGGTgcatgcaaactatttctaagAAACCTATAAGCACACACATCCAAAAAGAGGATAGACGAGTAACATTAGTATTGAAAGATAATGATGATTTCTTTTCAAATTTGTTTGAAGACCCTGACCACGTCAACACCg GAATACAAGAAGATGGAgctgtaaataattttttaccAAGCATACTTGAAGACAGATATAAGAGCTCAATTCAATATAAAAAGGCGCCTAAAGTTGAACTTACATATAATTTTCGGCAACACGTAAATAACAAAAAGACTGTAATGTCAAATATTGGAAATGCCGTTGTTACGAAAACAAGATGGCCACgtcgcgaaaatatttttattgaaaaggtAACAGCCAAAGTTAAGTCGGCAAAGTTTATGCCGTCAGAATATGCTACCCCTTTCACTAACTCACCTACTTAG